The sequence below is a genomic window from Dyadobacter chenwenxiniae.
TGGTAACGTGCTCGTCGGTCATGTTGGGTCCGGCAACCTGAAAAGATTCCAACACCTCTCTCGCTATGGCAATCGTTTCCTGTTTTTCCAGGTCGTCCCCAGCCCATTTGTTCCATTTTACATCATCCTCCGGCCGGTCACCATTTGACCAGGCAATGAAATCCGGGTTGGTGAGCAATGCTTGCAAAAGATTGGATGAACTGGAATGCATATGCGGAAATGCGGCTTTTCTTACATTATCCGATTATACTGGGTAAATACTCAGTTGGGATAGAATATTTTTTCTTTGGTTCGGGACTTAATATAAAATTTGGAAAAAAGAGCAGATGAGTATGGAGAAAGGCGGTGTGGAAATCCACATATTCCGCAGGTTATGCAACGCGCGCTGAATAATGTTACTAACCGATTGTGAGTTGATAGAGAGTAGTCTGCCGATTTCCTCGGGTTGCAGATTCTGGAAAAAACGAAGATAAATTACTTCCTGCTGCCGGACGGGCAACTGATCAACCGCATTTTTGACTTGCTTTTTGAGCGCATATTCATGCTCACGCTGAATGAGAAAATCTTCGCACGAAAATTCCGTATTCATGTCCTCAAACCGATCAGTCAGCTCCACTTCTTCCAAAAGCGGTTTGATCGTTTTCAGCATGCGGTGACGGAAAGATTTGATCAGGTAAAACTTAACAGAAGGCGTATCATTGATCGTCTCGCGGTGGAGCCACAGATGCACAAGCAAATCCTGCAATGTGTCCTCGACAACTTGCATGTTTAACGTAAACCGTTGTCCGTATTGAATCAGGGTGCGATAGTAGCGATGCGAAAGTTCGGTAAAGGCGTCTTCATCCCCGCTACGGAAGTAATTCCAAAGAATAGCATCGTCGGTATGTTCTGAAAACTGCGCCAATGTAATCGGAGTAAGAGGCTGATCTAACCAAAAATAGGCATTGTGATTTATATATAAAATACTGTTTTGCAAATTATTCGAATAACAAAATTTAATTGTCCAATTCTGCAAAAAGACAACACAGATGCGTTAATAAAAAAGAAAAGTCACGCCTTTGAGCGTGACTTTAACTTAAAATGTTTCTGTAAGTTACTCGGAATCTTTATATAAACCGAACTCACTAATGGCGACGCTCACCGGAGATTTGATGATTCTCAGCCGCACTTTTTGGGTAGTCACAGGTGTCGCAAGTTTAACGATTCTTTTTGCGCCAATGCTGGTTCCTTTGTGAATTTCCTTCCAGGCACTGCCATCCCAGCTGTCAACGGCAAACTCTTCAATGCGCTGTCCGAGCTTGATAAATTCCTGCAAACTGATAATGTCAAACGTCACCGGCTGGCTCAGGTCAATGACCACTTCGGGTGTTTTGAAATCATCATCCGTCGCCCAATAGGTCTCAGGTTTGCTGTCCAGGATATTTTTTGCGCTGTAAATGGAGTTGTATCCGCGGACATTCACGGCTTTCGAGCCGGCGCGGGCGATCAGGTTCGTCGCAAATGTCGCCTTAACGTGGTCGCCGAATGACTTTAAGGCCGCAACGTCGTCTTCGTGCAGTTGTCCGCGCAAATCTGGCGCAAGTCCAAGATCAAGCGCTGCACCACGGCCAACGCTTTTGAGATACAGGTCAAATAGCTTTTCTGGTGTTTTTGGTTTTTCGGTCGGGTGGTAAAACCAGCCTTTGCGCAACGGAACGTCACATTCGGCAGGAATCCAGAACTTTCCGTTTCTTGTTCCGCCAGGATTTTCGGTGGCATTGGCTTGCCCGGGAACTGCAACATTCTGTCCTTCGGAAGGTTTCGGTGTTAATGTCGCCCATGAAGTTTCGTTCACGCTTCCGTCCTCGTTGCCAGCCCAGCGCACATCCCACCCAATGTCGCTGAAAATACTGGCTGTCGGTTGCAGCTTGCGGGTCAGGTTCGTCCAGGTAGAATCCCACTGATAATAAGTGGTGTTATCGATCGCGCGTTTTTCGCGGGCGCCGCCGTAGTAACCGTCGCCGCCATTAGCGCCATCGTGCCACGACATAAACAGTTCGCCGTAATTCGTATAAAGCTCGCGGAGCTGTTCTCTGTAAAGCGCCAGATAATCGGGCGTTCCGTATTTCGCACTGTTTCTGTCCCAGGGCGAGCAGTACACACCGAATTTTAGTCCGTGTTTTCTTGCTGCGTCCGCGACTTCCTTCACCAAATCGCCTTTCCCGCCACGGAATGGGCTTTTTGAAATGTTGTATTCAGTGGTTTTGGTCGGCCATAATGCGAAGCCGTCGTGGTGCTTGGCAACAAGCACAATGCCTCTCAATCCACCCGCTTTGGCAGCCAGGACGATTTGTTCCGCATTAAAATCACTCGGATTGAATGTCTTTGGATCAGCGTCTCCGAAGCCCCATTCTTTATTTTCGAATGTAGTAGGAGTGAAGTGCATAATGCCATAAACCTCGGTTTCGTGCCATGCAACCTGCCTCGGGGCCGGCAAAGCGCCATAAGGTTTCGGAGGAGTCTGCGCAAAAGCGTTTAAAGTTGTTAAGAAAGCAAGTGCGGCTAAGGGTTTGATCATCGTCAGGTATTGATATTTGATAAATAGAGTCAGCAGTGATTCGAAAAGTGAAGATCGGTTTTTTTAAAACAGATCACTAATTTTTGATTAGGATGTTGATTTTAAATAGTGGTCGACATAGAACACACATTTAAAGATTGAAAGCATAACAAAAATCTTAATTTAAATTCATAATTTCCCAATTCTTCAACGTTCAGCTTTAATGTTATCATGTTAAATATCGTCGAAAATTACATGCAACTTAAAAAGAACATGGGTGCCCTGATCAATAAGTCTGGTTATAAAAATGCTTTTTTGGCGGAACAAATCGGGATGCCTGCTCCAACATTCAGTGTTAAAAAGCAACGCGGGAACTGGACCGAAAATGAAATGAAGCAGATTTTAGCCATTATCCAAAATGAAAAGCTTGAAGACTATTTCTTTCTTGAACTCATGAGGGCTGATGCCGAAGAACCGCGCCTTCCCATTGCTGATTTGAAGAAAGAAATGGAATGGTAGTTCAGTATGTTAAAAGGTTTGAAAAAGAATTAAAAAATACTCCGAATGACATTCAAAGAAAGGTTTTTAATGTCATTACGATTCTGGAATCTGCAACAAATCTTGAAAGCTCAGGTCTTGATTACAAGCGAATGGAGGGGCAGAAAAGCGGCGAAAACTACTATCGGATCCGCGTAGGTGATTGGAGGATAGGCATTGAATGCATTCATCCCGACGTCACTTTGTTAAGGATCCTGAGTCGTGGCAGTATTTATAAATCCTTCCCCCCCAAATCCTAATCAATCACAAATAAATAAGCAGGCTGCTGGCCGATTTCCGTGGCTGTTTTTGCCGGGATTTCGATGTTTCCTGCTTTGGTTTTTAGCGCCTTTTTGTTTCCTGCTAAGGTAATTTTTGCGTTGGCGGCAAGGGTTAGGCCTTCGGGTTTTAGGGTTGCTGGCAGCTTTTCTCCTGCTTCGGCCAGGTAGAATGCGTAGGTTGTGTTGCCTTTTTTGGTATAGGCCCACTTTCCTGCACGGTAAGGTGCCAGCGGCTTGGTTTCGTAGATGCCGACGCTGTTGACATTCATCCATTTACCTATTTCTTCCAGGCGCTGGTAAGCTTCTTCGTGCCACTCTCCGTCCGGCCCAGGCGCAACATTCAGGAGCAGGTTACCGCCTTTGGCGACAATGTCAACCAATGTGTGAACGAGCTTCTGCGTCGATTTGAAATTCTCTTTTGGGATGTAAGACCACGAATCGCCCATCGTTATGCAGGATTCCCAGGGGATGGACATATAATGATCCGGGATGGACTGTTCCGGTGTAACATAATTTTCAAATTCCCCTGTTACCGTCCGGTCCACAACGAGCAATCCGGGTTGGTGCGATCGGGCCATTTTTGCGATCCGCGCCATGTCAATGTCCTGGTCGTAGGGAATCGATTTTTGCCAGCTGATATTAGGGTCAATCGTACTGAAAGGCCTTACCCAGCCGCCATCCAGCCATAAAATATCCACAGAACCATAATCCGACATCAACTCTTCGATCTGGTTGTAAGTGAAATCTTTGAATTTATTCCACATTTCAGGACGCTTCTTCGGGTCGTAGGAAACATTCCTGTCTTTGGGCGGGAAGTAAGGCCACCAGTAAGAATCTGTGTTCCAGTCAGGTTTTGAAAAATAAGTGCCTGTCATGAATCCCTGGTTGCGGAATGCGGCCAAAACTTCCTTGGTAACATTTGCTTTCGGATTTGACTTGAAAGGCGTGTTGGTGATCTTATAATCCGTGTATTTGGAATCGAACATGGCGAAACCGTCGTGGTGCTTGGTTGTGAAAACGACGTATTTCATGCCCGCTCCTTTAGCAGCCTGCGCCCAGCGTTCCGGATTGAATTTTACAGGGTTAAAGGTTTTAGGAATGTCTTCATAGGCTTTTCTATACTCAAACCAATCGTGTGAATGCGGGCCTTTTCGCTCGCACCAGCCTTCATCCTCAGGGCATAATGACCAGGATTCTACAATTCCCCACGCACTATACGTTCCCCAGTGCATGAGCAACCCGAACTTTACGTCCTGCCATTTGCTCAATTTTTCTTTAACCAACGGATCTGTCGGTGCAACGTATTTGGAATGATCCTGCTCGGAATGCTGCTGCGCGTGAATGCTACCGCCGAACAACAGTGCAGCGGCAAGCCATGTAGATTTCAATTTCATTTTAGATTTTTAAATGTGGGTTTTCAGGAAAAATAGCTTTTGGCGTTAATAACCACGCCTTTTCCGCCTTGCTCGGTAACTGTATAATTGAAGCCTTTCTGAACGGAATATGCACCAACTTCGCCTTGCTTGTTAATGGCAAGGAAACCGACCTGGAATGTCTTCGCACGCTCCGGATTGGGCTTAACAATGCGTTCAATGGCTTTTTTACAAGCTTCTTCAGGTGAAAGTCCTGAGCGCATGAACTCCACTACGAGGTGCGTGCCACAAACCCGGATCACTTCTTCGCCTTGTCCTGAGGAAGTCGCAGCGCCGATTTCATTGTCTACAAACAAACCTGCACCAATGATGGGCGAATCACCAACCCTGCCGCGCATTTTGAAACCCATGCCGCTGGTGGTGCACATTCCAGACAGGTCACCGTTGTTGTCCAGGGCCAATGTGCCCATTGTATCGTGATTGAATGAGCCGTCTTC
It includes:
- a CDS encoding RNA polymerase sigma factor: MAQFSEHTDDAILWNYFRSGDEDAFTELSHRYYRTLIQYGQRFTLNMQVVEDTLQDLLVHLWLHRETINDTPSVKFYLIKSFRHRMLKTIKPLLEEVELTDRFEDMNTEFSCEDFLIQREHEYALKKQVKNAVDQLPVRQQEVIYLRFFQNLQPEEIGRLLSINSQSVSNIIQRALHNLRNMWISTPPFSILICSFFQILY
- a CDS encoding alpha-L-fucosidase — its product is MIKPLAALAFLTTLNAFAQTPPKPYGALPAPRQVAWHETEVYGIMHFTPTTFENKEWGFGDADPKTFNPSDFNAEQIVLAAKAGGLRGIVLVAKHHDGFALWPTKTTEYNISKSPFRGGKGDLVKEVADAARKHGLKFGVYCSPWDRNSAKYGTPDYLALYREQLRELYTNYGELFMSWHDGANGGDGYYGGAREKRAIDNTTYYQWDSTWTNLTRKLQPTASIFSDIGWDVRWAGNEDGSVNETSWATLTPKPSEGQNVAVPGQANATENPGGTRNGKFWIPAECDVPLRKGWFYHPTEKPKTPEKLFDLYLKSVGRGAALDLGLAPDLRGQLHEDDVAALKSFGDHVKATFATNLIARAGSKAVNVRGYNSIYSAKNILDSKPETYWATDDDFKTPEVVIDLSQPVTFDIISLQEFIKLGQRIEEFAVDSWDGSAWKEIHKGTSIGAKRIVKLATPVTTQKVRLRIIKSPVSVAISEFGLYKDSE
- a CDS encoding type II toxin-antitoxin system RelE family toxin translates to MVVQYVKRFEKELKNTPNDIQRKVFNVITILESATNLESSGLDYKRMEGQKSGENYYRIRVGDWRIGIECIHPDVTLLRILSRGSIYKSFPPKS
- a CDS encoding alpha-L-fucosidase gives rise to the protein MKLKSTWLAAALLFGGSIHAQQHSEQDHSKYVAPTDPLVKEKLSKWQDVKFGLLMHWGTYSAWGIVESWSLCPEDEGWCERKGPHSHDWFEYRKAYEDIPKTFNPVKFNPERWAQAAKGAGMKYVVFTTKHHDGFAMFDSKYTDYKITNTPFKSNPKANVTKEVLAAFRNQGFMTGTYFSKPDWNTDSYWWPYFPPKDRNVSYDPKKRPEMWNKFKDFTYNQIEELMSDYGSVDILWLDGGWVRPFSTIDPNISWQKSIPYDQDIDMARIAKMARSHQPGLLVVDRTVTGEFENYVTPEQSIPDHYMSIPWESCITMGDSWSYIPKENFKSTQKLVHTLVDIVAKGGNLLLNVAPGPDGEWHEEAYQRLEEIGKWMNVNSVGIYETKPLAPYRAGKWAYTKKGNTTYAFYLAEAGEKLPATLKPEGLTLAANAKITLAGNKKALKTKAGNIEIPAKTATEIGQQPAYLFVID